The DNA region GAGTCCTTCGAGGTGCTGAGCGAGGCCACCGACCTGGTCGCGGTGCGCACCGCGCTCCAGGAGGCCGGCATCGACTACGAATCGGCCGACGCCAACTTCGTCCCGACCATGCAGGTCGAGCTGGACGAGGAGGGCGCCCGCAAGATCTTCAAGCTCATCGACGCCCTGGAGGACAGCGACGACGTGCAGAACGTCTTCGCCAACTTCGACGTCTCCGACGACGTCATGGCCAAGGTCGACGCCTGAGCGGCACATCACGGCAACGGGCGAACGGGCCGACGGGACACACCCCGTCGGCCCGTCGCTTTGTCAGTGGCACCCGATAGCCTGCACAAACAGGCGATCGAAGAGGGGGAGCGGCGTGCGGGTACTGGGCGTTGACCCGGGGCTGACCCGGTGCGGCGTGGGGGTGGTCGAGGGCGTCGCGGGGCGGCCCCTGACCATGCGCGGCGTCGGCGTCGTGCGCACCCCCGCCGACGCGGATCTCGGCCACCGCCTCGTCGCCATCGAGCAGGGCATCGAGGAGTGGCTCGACCGGCACCGGCCCGAAGTCCTCGCCGTGGAGCGCGTGTTCAGCCAGCACAACGTGCGTACGGTCATGGGCACCGCCCAGGCCAGCGCCGTCGCCATGCTGTGCGCCTCGCGCCGCGGCATCCCCGTCGCCCTGCACACCCCCAGCGAGGTCAAGGCCGCCGTCACCGGCAGCGGCCGCGCGGACAAGGCCCAGGTCGGCGCGATGGTGACCCGCCTCCTTCGCCTCGACGCGCCGCCCAGGCCCGCCGACGCCGCCGACGCCCTCGCCCTCGCCATCTGCCACATCTGGCGCGCCCCCGCCCAGAACCGCCTCCAGCAGGCCGTGGCCCAGAACCGCCTCCAGCAGGCGACCGCCCGGCATGCCCAGCAGACCCAGCGGATCACGACCGCCCAGCAGTCGCACCGAGCCCAGCGAGCCCCGCAAGCCCAGCCAGCCCCGCAAGCCCAGCAAGCACCGAAAGGCCGTACGCCATGATCGCCTTCGTCAGCGGCCCGGTGGCCGCCCTCGCCCCGGACACCGCCGTGGTCGAAGTGGGGGGCGTCGGCATGGCCGTCCAGTGCACGCCGAACACCCTCTCCACGCTCCGAGTGGGCCAGGAGGCCAAGCTCGCCACGTCCCTGGTCGTGCGCGAGGACTCCCTCACGCTGTACGGCTTCGCGGACGACGACGAGCGCCAGACCTTCGAGCTGCTCCAGACCGCGAGCGGCGTCGGCCCCCGGCTCGCGCAGGCGATGCTCGCCGTGCACAGCCCGGACGCCCTGCGCCGTGCGGTCTCCACGGGCGACGAGAAGTCCCTCACGGCCGTGCCCGGCATCGGCAAGAAGGGCGCCCAGAAGCTGCTCCTGGAGCTGAAGGACCGCCTCGGCGAGCCGCTCGGCACCGGTGGCCCCGCCGTCGGCACCCCCGTCACCCAGGGCTGGCGCGACCAGCTGCACGCCGCCCTGATCGGCCTGGGATACGCGACGCGGGAGGCCGACGAGGCCGTCACCGCCGTCGCCCCGCAGGCCGAGGCCATGGAGTCGCCACAGGTCGGCCGGCTCCTGAAGGCCGCACTCCAGACCCTGAACCGCACCCGCTAGCCACCCCCGACAGCCACCCCCGAACCGCATCGCGAGGCACACCGCATGAACTGGGACGACACGACCGACGACGCCGCCGGGGCGGCCGAGCGGCTGGTCGGTGCGTCGGCCGACGGCGAGGACCAGGCCGTCGAGGCCGCCCTGCGCCCCAAGGACCTGGGCGAGTTCATCGGCCAGGAGAAGGTCAGGGAGCAGCTCGACCTGGTCCTGCGCGCCGCCCGCGCGCGCGGCGCCACCGCCGACCACGTGCTGCTCTCCGGCGCCCCCGGCCTCGGCAAGACCACTCTCTCGATGATCATCGCCGCCGAGATGGGCGCCCCGATCCGCATCACCAGCGGCCCGGCCATCCAGCACGCCGGCGACCTCGCGGCCATCCTGTCCTCCCTCCAGGAGGGCGAGGTCCTCTTCCTCGACGAGATCCACCGCATGTCCCGGCCCGCCGAGGAGATGCTGTACATGGCCATGGAGGACTTCCGTGTCGACGTGATCGTCGGCAAGGGCCCGGGCGCCACCGCCATCCCGCTCGAACTGCCGCCCTTCACGCTCGTCGGCGCCACCACGCGCGCGGGCCTGCTCCCGCCGCCCCTGCGCGACCGCTTCGGCTTCACGGCCCACATGGAGTTCTACGAACCGGCCGAGCTGGAGCGCGTCATCCACCGCTCCGCGAACCTGCTCGACGTGGCCATCGACACCGACGGCGCCGCCGAGATCGCGGGCCGCTCCCGCGGCACCCCCCGCATCGCCAACCGCCTGCTGCGCCGCGTCCGCGACTACGCGCAGGTCAAGGCCGACGGCGTGATCAACCGCGAGATCGCGGGCGCGGCCCTCAGCGTCTACGAGGTCGACGCCCGCGGCCTCGACCGCCTGGACCGCGCGGTCCTCGAAGCCCTCCTGAAGCTGTTCGGCGGCGGCCCCGTCGGCCTGTCCACCCTCGCCGTCGCGGTGGGGGAGGAGCGGGAGACCGTGGAGGAGGTGGCCGAGCCCTTCCTCGTCCGGGAGGGGCTGCTCGCCCGGACGCCCCGGGGCCGGGTGGGGACGCCCGCCGCATGGGCCCATCTGGGTCTCGTACCGCCCCGGCAGGGAGCGGGAACTGGACAACAGGACTTGTTCGGGTCGTGACCTGAGCAAGAGGCGGCGCGGAGAGTCGCACCATCCGGAACTGCGGTGCCATGCTGAGCGTTGTTCGTATGGTGCGGACTCGCTTAGACTCCGC from Streptomyces flavofungini includes:
- the ruvC gene encoding crossover junction endodeoxyribonuclease RuvC, with product MRVLGVDPGLTRCGVGVVEGVAGRPLTMRGVGVVRTPADADLGHRLVAIEQGIEEWLDRHRPEVLAVERVFSQHNVRTVMGTAQASAVAMLCASRRGIPVALHTPSEVKAAVTGSGRADKAQVGAMVTRLLRLDAPPRPADAADALALAICHIWRAPAQNRLQQAVAQNRLQQATARHAQQTQRITTAQQSHRAQRAPQAQPAPQAQQAPKGRTP
- the ruvA gene encoding Holliday junction branch migration protein RuvA yields the protein MIAFVSGPVAALAPDTAVVEVGGVGMAVQCTPNTLSTLRVGQEAKLATSLVVREDSLTLYGFADDDERQTFELLQTASGVGPRLAQAMLAVHSPDALRRAVSTGDEKSLTAVPGIGKKGAQKLLLELKDRLGEPLGTGGPAVGTPVTQGWRDQLHAALIGLGYATREADEAVTAVAPQAEAMESPQVGRLLKAALQTLNRTR
- the ruvB gene encoding Holliday junction branch migration DNA helicase RuvB, giving the protein MNWDDTTDDAAGAAERLVGASADGEDQAVEAALRPKDLGEFIGQEKVREQLDLVLRAARARGATADHVLLSGAPGLGKTTLSMIIAAEMGAPIRITSGPAIQHAGDLAAILSSLQEGEVLFLDEIHRMSRPAEEMLYMAMEDFRVDVIVGKGPGATAIPLELPPFTLVGATTRAGLLPPPLRDRFGFTAHMEFYEPAELERVIHRSANLLDVAIDTDGAAEIAGRSRGTPRIANRLLRRVRDYAQVKADGVINREIAGAALSVYEVDARGLDRLDRAVLEALLKLFGGGPVGLSTLAVAVGEERETVEEVAEPFLVREGLLARTPRGRVGTPAAWAHLGLVPPRQGAGTGQQDLFGS